The following nucleotide sequence is from Psychroserpens sp. Hel_I_66.
TACCACAAGAGTTTGCAACAGATACGTTGATTATATCTTCAATAGGTTTCAAAAGTTTTAAAGTACCGGTAAATGAGTTTGATAATTCTGCGGAAATTTACTTGGATGCAGATGTCGCTTCACTAGATGAAATAGTCCTAGTGGCAGAAACACGCCCAAAAACAGGAAACGAAATCGTACTCAAGGCAATGCAAAAGCTGGAAGTTAATTTACCAGATTCCTCATACATTCAAAAAGGTTTTCTTCGACACAAAGAGCGAAATAAGATAGAATTTAAATGGCTTATAGAAAGTGCGATCACAGTTTATGATTCTGGATATGGCTCTAATAGCGCAGAGTATTTAAAAGTGAACGTTGACCAAATGCGTAAGAGTTATGATCTTAGGGATGTGGACAGTATTTTCTCCTATGTGTCCTATAAAAATCAAAATTCATTTAAAAACAGATTAAAGCCAAAAGATGTTAGAAGAAGTCAATTAAAAACCGAAGAGCTTGTAAAATCCATCAAATGGAATGACAATAGAGTAAACGGACTTCAAAACATATTTCAAGGCAAATTAAACTTGTTGCGTAATGCCAACGATGCAAAAGCTTTGTTTGGAGAGAATATCTTAGACAAGCACCAATTTGAACTCGACACAATACTTGTTGATAACGACCGCAAGATCTATAAAATTAAAATTTCAGAAAGCAAAGACCTTGTCGATCTGGAAACTAAAGGCATATTCAATGCAGGCTATGCTGCCAACGGGTGGTTGTACATTTATTATGATAACTACGCCATTAAAAAAATAGAGTATGAGCTTGTTGCAGCTTCCGAAGCACAAAAAGTAAGAAGTAAGCGACTGTTTGATACGCAAGTGAATCATAAATTGGTGATGACCTATATGGAGTATCAAGATAAAATGTATCCTAACTATATATATTACGAAACTCCAAAACTTGTTAATGTAGGTTTCAAGTCTGACGAAAAAGTTACAGATGAAGAGAAAGAGCGTTATAATAAAGAAGAGCGATATTACTACACGGTTCAAGAGATTTTATTTTCTGAAATTATATTGGATAAAGAGACCATCCAAATGGCAATGGATAAAGAGTGGGATATGGATATCTTTTCTCCAAAACCATATGACAAGTCGTTCTGGAAAAACTACAATATTCTTTTAGAAAGCGAAGAAGATGAAAAGCTTATTGGGGACCTGAGCAGAAAAGCGTCGCTTTATAAAGATTAACCCATCAATTCAAAAATCACTTCTAATTTAAAATTTCTATATCTTCGGAATTTAAATATTTTAAATTATTGATAGTTTAGAAGCTGGTATTTTATCAATTTAGCATTTTTAAACCATTATTTTTGCGATTTATCAACACGAAAACGTTTTCGTAAACACTTTTGTTTTTATTCTACAGCATATTTGATTAACTTTTTCCTTCAACTAAATAAAATCAAATATGAAAAACCTCAAATTTATTGGCTTAGCAATGGTAATGTCAATGCTTTTCAACTGTGAAAAAGAAGACATCACAACACTAGAAGAGCCTTCCCAGAACAACCAGATTAAAGAAACAAGTGACACATCTGTGCAGCGCGCAGGACTAAAGCCTATTGGGCAAGGTGTAATGATGCAAGCGTTCTATTGGGATGTTCCAGGTGGCGGGAACTGGTGGAACACTCTAAATGGAAAAGTAGCAGATTGGAGCAATGCAGGTATAGATGCCATTTGGCTTCCGCCTGTTTCTAAAGCTCAAAACGGACCTTTCTCAATGGGATATGATCCTTTTGATTATTTTGATTTTGGAGAATACAACCAAATGGGAAGTACAGAAACGCGTTTTGGGTCCAGAACAGAATTAACTAGAATGATTAACACAGCACACCAAAACGGTTTAAGTGTAATTGCCGATATTGTGATTAACCATAACAGTGGTGGAGATAGTGAATCTAACGTTTATACGGGAGGAAATACGTACACAGATTTTAATCCTATGTCTGGTAACTTCTATAGATCATCTGGAGATTTCCACGCAAATAACATTCACTCAAATGATAGTGGAATATTTGGAGGTTTTCCAGATTTGTGCCATCATCAAAACTATGTACAGGATTGGTTATGGAAGAATCCAAATAGTGTCGCAAAATACTATAGAGACGTTATCGGTTTTGACGGTTGGCGTTTTGATTACGTAAAAGGTTTTGAGCCATGGGTCGTAAAAGATTGGAAAAACGAAGTAGGTGGTTTCTCGGTTGGAGAATATTGGGACAGTAATGTGTCAACCCTAGATTGGTGGACAGGTGCTGCGGAAGTGAGTGCATTTGACTTTGCATGTTACTATAAAATGAAAGACGCCTTTATGGGTAATAATTTAAATGCACTTAACGACAATATGCTTTGGAAGCAAAATGCCTCTAAAGCAGTAACATTTGTAGCAAATCACGACACAGACGAAATTATTAATAATAAAATCTTGGCCTATGCCTATATTTTGACGCATGAAGGTTATCCAACAATATTTTACCGAGATTATGAAGAGTGGTTAAATAAAGAACGTTTAAATAACCTAATTTGGATTCATAACAATCTCGCAGGTGGCACAACCTCTATACTTCATGTAGATACAGATGAATATGTGGCGAAAAGAAATGGGTCTGGAGGACCAGGTTTGGTAGTTTACATCAATAATTCAAATACTTGGCAAGAGCGCTGGGTAGAAACAAATTGGTCAAACACCGTTATAAAAGATTATACAGGTCATTCAGGTTGGGAGCCAACGACACAATCTGGTAAGTGGGTAAAAATACAAGCCCCACCCAAGAGTTATTCAGTATGGTCGGTCAAATAAATTTATTTTTTTGTTGGACATTTTAATTTAGTTTTTATATTTGCACCCTTAAAAATTCTAAAAGAGAGGAGGTTAAGAACTATGTTAATAATTCCAGTAAAAGAAGGAGAAAATATAGATAGAGCGTTAAAACGTTACAAACGCAAGTTTGTTAAGACAACGGTTAAAAACCAGTTGCAAGAACGCAAGCAATTTACAAAGCCTTCCGTAGCGCGTAGATCGCAAATTCAAAAAGCACAGTATATTCAAGGTCTTAGAGATCAAGAAACAATATAATTTGCAAATTAAAATTTGAAAAATCCTGTTCATATCGAACAGGATTTTTTTTAGAATACTCAATAAAAGATTGTATTTTTATTTTTCACTTCGGAAAATTATAAAGCATGGCTTTTAATGCATTCTCAGATTATTTATTGCTAGAAAAAAATTATTCTAAACTAACTTTGAGGGCTTATACTTCAGACTTAGAAGAATTTAGAAATTTCATTTCCGAAGAATTTAATACTGTTATTATTGATGATGTCAACTACCAACAAATAAGAAATTGGATAGTTCATCTCGTAGAAAAAGGAATTACAAACCGCAGCATCAATAGAAAAGTATCTTCACTTAACACATATTTCAAATTTCTAATAAAAACGAAGGATATTGAGGTTAACCCATTGTCAAAGCACAAAGCATTAAAGATCAGTAAGGAAGTACAAGTGCCATTTTCACAATCTGAAATGCAAGAAGCACTTGCCCAACTTGATTCTCAAACTGGTTTTGAAGCCATACGTAATAAACTCATCATAGAGTTGTTTTATGCTACAGGAATTCGTCGTATTGAACTTGTACAGCTAAAACTTACCGATGTTGATTTGTCAAATAAAACCTTAAAAGTATTAGGTAAGAGAAATAAGGAGCGATATATACCATTACTAGACTCTGTTATAGAGACAATAAAATCTTATTCTGAAGAAAGAAATAAACTTGAAATAATTAGTGATAAACCCTATTTGTTTTTAACAAAAAAAGGAGTTAAAATTTATGAAACTCTTGTTTACAGAATTATAAATAACTACTTTAGTAAGGTATCTTCAAAAGTAAAAAGAAGTCCGCATATATTAAGGCACTCATTTGCGACTCATTTACTTAATCAAGGTGCAAATTTAAATGCTGTAAAAGAACTTCTTGGTCATTCAAGCTTAGCAGCAACTCAAGTTTATACTCATAATAGTATTGCAGAGTTGAAAAAAGTGTATTCTAATACACATCCAAGAAGCAAAAATTAATTTTGTTTAACCAATAAAAACAATACTTATGAAAGTAAACACTCAATCTGTAAATTTCAACGCAGACAGAAAGCTAATTGATTTCATACAAAAAAGAATGGACAAATTAGATTTGTTCTATGACAAGGTCATACAGTCTGATGTGTATTTAAAAGTAGAGAATACAAGTGATAAAGAAAATAAAATCTTTGAAGCTAGAGTAAAAGTACCAGGAGATAGTTTTATTGTAAAAAAGCAATGTAAGACCTTTGAAGAAGGAACGGATATGGCAGTTTCATCATTAGAAAGACAGCTAAAACGTAGAAAAGAGAAATTAAGAGCATATATGTGATAAAATTTTTCAAAAAATGTTTTGAATAAATAAATAAATCTTTACATTTGCAGTCCGTTAGAAATAGCGGGCTTTTTTTATAGCGAAAAAGTTATAGAAAAGCCGATGTAGCTCAGCTGGCTAGAGCAGCTGATTTGTAATCAGCAGGTCGTGGGTTCGAGTCCCTCCATCGGCTCAAAAAAAGTCTAAGAAAATAATTTTTTAGCAAAAGTTCTTTAAAATTGGGGAGATACTCAAGCGGCCAACGAGGGCAGACTGTAAATCTGCTGACTACGTCTTCGCAGGTTCGAATCCTGCTCTCCCCACAAATAATTTCTAATAAGTAATTATCAAAAGTTTGCTTTTGTAAAATTGCGTTAGAAATCATATTGAAACCTTCAACTATTAGCGTGGTTGTGAATAATGCGAGAGTAGCTCAGTTGGTAGAGCGTCAGCCTTCCAAGCTGAATGTCGCCGGTTCGAACCCGGTCTCTCGCTCTAAATCAAATCAAATTTTTGAAATGATTTGATTCTATAGTAAACGTTTCTGTTTAAGATAACAACCTTTTAAGCCGGTGTAGCTCAGGGGTAGAGCGTTTCCTTGGTAAGGAAGAGGTCACGAGTTCAATTCTCGTCATTGGCTCTTTTTTTTTTTTAGAATAAATAAAAATTGAACATTAATATAAATTAAGATTAAATAAATTAAACATGGCAAAGGCAACTTTCGATCGTTCAAAACCACACCTTAACATAGGTACTATTGGACACGTAGATCACGGTAAAACAACTTTAACTGCTGCTATTACTAAAGTATTAGCTGATGCAGGTTTATCTGAAGCAAGATCATTCGATCAAATTGATAACGCTCCAGAAGAAAAAGAAAGAGGTATCACAATTAATACATCACACGTTGAATATGCAACAGCAAATCGTCATTACGCTCACGTTGACTGTCCAGGTCACGCCGATTACGTAAAGAACATGGTTACTGGTGCTGCTCAAATGGATGGTGCGATCCTAGTGGTAGCTGCTACAGATGGTCCAATGCCACAAACTCGTGAGCATATCCTTTTAGGACGTCAGGTTGGTATTCCAAGAATTGTTGTATTCATGAATAAAGTGGATATGGTTGATGATGAGGAATTACTAGAATTAGTAGAAATGGAAATTAGAGATTTATTATCTTTCTATGAATATGATGGTGATAATGGACCTGTAATTGCTGGTTCTGCTTTAGGAGCACTTAACGGTGAACAAAAGTGGGTTGATACAGTAATGGAATTGATGGAAGCTGTTGATAACTGGATTGAAGAGCCTGTTCGTGATATGGATAAGCCTTTCTTAATGCCAATTGAAGATGTATTCTCAATTACTGGTCGTGGAACTGTTGCTACAGGTCGTATTGAAACAGGAGTTGCTAATACAGGTGATCCAGTTGAGATCATTGGTATGGGTGCTGAAAAATTAAACTCTACTATAACAGGTATTGAAATGTTCCGTCAAATCCTTAACAGGGGTGAGGCTGGAGATAATGCTGGTATCCTATTAAGAGGTATTGAGAAGTCTCAAATCTCTAGAGGTATGGTAATTACTAAGCCAGGATCTGTAACACCACACGCTAAATTTAAAGCTGAGGTTTATATCCTTAAAAAAGAAGAAGGTGGACGTCATACTCCATTTCATAACAACTACCGTCCACAGTTTTACGTTCGTACAACTGACGTAACTGGAAACATTATGCTTCCTGATGGAGTTGAAATGGTAATGCCTGGAGATAACCTTACTATTACTGTTGATTTAATCCAACCAATTGCAATGAACGTAGGGTTACGTTTTGCAATCCGTGAAGGAGGTAGAACAGTAGGTGCTGGTCAGGTTACTGAAATTTTAGACTAAATATTTAGAATATAAATATGGATTAAGGTGTTCGTCAAAGGCGAACGCCTTGATTTATATTTACGGGTTTAGCTCAGTTGGTAGAGCACTGGTCTCCAAAACCAGGTGTCGGGAGTTCGAGTCTCTCAACCCGTGCAAAAGTATAATTGAGGTTAAGATTATTAATCTTTTAATAAAGTTTACACTAAGCAAAGCAAAGTGTTTTTAATATAAAAATCAAATGGCAGGAATTATTAATTACATAAAAGAATCTTTTGACGAGTTAAGAAACAACGTGTCATGGCCAACATTGGCCGAAGCACAAAGTTTAACTGTATTGGTTGCTGTATTTTCAATAATATTCTCATTGGCTATTTGGGGAGTTGATACTGTTTTTAGTAAAGTGATTAAGGCTTACTTTAATTTAATGTAACTAAAACAATACAGATAATGTCTGAAACTAGTGTAAATAAAAAATGGTATGTTGTTAGGGCTGTAAGTGGTCAGGAAAACAAAATCAAAACGTATATCGAGAATGAAATTTCTAGATTAGGTTTAGAAGATTTTGTGGATCAAGTATTGGTTCCAACAGAAAAAGTTATCCAAATTCGTAATGGTAAGAAGATAAATAAAGAACGTGTTTATTTTCCTGGTTATATTATGATTCAGGCAAACTTAAGTGGAGAAATTCCCCATATTATCAAATCTATTACAAATGTAATTGGTTTTTTAGGAGAAACAAAAGGAGGAGATCCTGTTCCGTTAAGACAATCTGAAGTAAACAGGATGTTAGGTAAAGTAGATGAATTATCTGTAGATGCCGATTCTAATATGGCAATACCTTATACGATTGGTGAGACAGTTAAAGTAATAGATGGACCTTTTAATGGCTTTGATGGTACTGTCGAAAAGATAAATGAAGAAAAGCGTAAACTTGAAGTAATGGTTAAGATCTTCGGAAGAAAAACTCCATTAGAGTTAAGTTATATGCAAGTTGATAAAGTAAAATAATTGTTACATATATAGATAGTATTTCTTTTTGCTTCCATATTGAAAGAGATACAAAACTAAAAATTTAAAAATGGCAAAAGAATTAGGTAAAGTAGTTAAATTACAAGTAAGGGGAGGTGCAGCGAATCCGTCGCCACCGGTTGGACCCGCTTTAGGAGCTGCTGGAGTTAATATCATGGAATTCTGTAAGCAATTCAACGCTAGAACGCAGGATAAACCTGGTAAAGTTCTTCCGGTTGTAATATCAGTTTACAAAGACAAGTCTTTCGACTTTGTTATTAAAACTCCTCCAGCTGCAGTACAATTATTGGAAGCAGCCAAAGTAAAAAAAGGATCTGGTGAACCGAACAGGAAAAAAATAGCAAAAGTAACTTGGGATCAAGTGAAAGCTATTGCAGAAGATAAAATGGTTGATTTAAATGCTTTTGAAATCGATTCAGCTATGAAAATGGTTGCAGGAACAGCAAGATCAATGGGAATCACAGTTAAAGGTGGAGAAGCACCTAACTAAAAAATTTTTGAAATGGCAATTACAAAAAACAAAAAAGAAGCTCAAGCTAAAGTAGAGAAGAATAAACTATATTCTCTTGAAGAAGCTTCAGCATTATTAAAAGATATTACCTATACAAAGTTTGATGCCTCTGTTGATTTAGCAGTAAGGTTGGGGGTTGATCCTCGTAAAGCAAATCAAATGGTAAGAGGCGTAGTGTCTCTTCCACACGGTACAGGTAAAGACATGAAAGTTCTAGCATTAGTTACTCCAGATAAAGAGGAAGAAGCTAAAGCTGCAGGAGCTGATTATGTAGGACTAGATGAATACCTCGAAAAAATTAAAAATGGTTGGACAGACGTTGACGTTATCGTTACTATGCCAGCTATCATGGGTAAATTAGGTCCATTAGGTAGAGTGTTAGGACCAAGAGGTCTTATGCCAAACCCAAAGACGGGAACAGTTACTATGGATGTTGCTAAAGCAGTTGCTGAAGTTAAAGCTGGTAAAATTGATTTTAAAGTTGATAAAACGGGAATTATTCATGCTCCAATAGGTAAAGCATCATTTAGTGCTGATAAACTAAAAGAAAATGCATTGGAACTTTTAACTACTTTAAACAAATTGAAACCGACTGCTTCAAAAGGTATTTACATGAAAAGTATTTACATGTCTAGTACAATGAGCCCGAGTATAGCAATTGATCCAAAATTCGCATAAGTAGTTAAATCTTTATTATTATGACAAGACAAGAAAAATCACAAGTAATTGAAGAGTTAACTGCTCAACTAGCAGATAATCCAAATATTTATATAGCAGATATCTCTGGACTAAATGCAGGTAACACTTCAGATTTGCGTCGTGCTTGTTACAAAGCAAACGTAAAATTAAATGTAGTAAAAAATACATTATTAACTAAAGCTATGGAGGCTTCAGAAAGAGATTTCGGAGCACTTCCAACAGTTTTAAAAGGTAATACCTCTGTAATGTATTCTGAAACTGGTAATGCTCCAGCTAAAGTTATTAAAAACTTCCGTAAAAAATCTGATAAGCCTTTGCTTAAAGGAGCCTTTATTGAAGAAGCAATATACATTGGTGACGACCAATTAGACATGTTAGTAGATATCAAGTCTAAAGAAGAAGTTATTGGAGATATTATTGGATTATTACAATCACCAGCTAAGAATGTTATTTCAGCCCTTAAGTCAGGCGGTAGCACAATAGCAGGTTTAATCAAAACATTATCCGAAAAAGAAGGATAATCAAAAAAGTACGCACTTAAACAAATTATATTTTATTAAAATTATTAAAACGATAGAAAATGGCAGATTTAAAAGATTTCGCAGAACAATTAGTTAATTTAACAGTAAAAGAAGTTAACGAATTAGCTACAATATTAAAAGATGAGTACGGTATCGAGCCTGCTGCTGCTGCAGTAGCTATGGCTGGTCCAGCTGCTGGTGGTGGTGACGCTGCTGAGGAGCAAACTGAATTTGATGTAATCTTAAAAGCAGCAGGTGG
It contains:
- the hpf gene encoding ribosome hibernation-promoting factor, HPF/YfiA family, producing MKVNTQSVNFNADRKLIDFIQKRMDKLDLFYDKVIQSDVYLKVENTSDKENKIFEARVKVPGDSFIVKKQCKTFEEGTDMAVSSLERQLKRRKEKLRAYM
- a CDS encoding carboxypeptidase-like regulatory domain-containing protein — encoded protein: MKNKIVDFSTLMPIESASIYVKNTTIGTVSNSDGRFLLQVPQEFATDTLIISSIGFKSFKVPVNEFDNSAEIYLDADVASLDEIVLVAETRPKTGNEIVLKAMQKLEVNLPDSSYIQKGFLRHKERNKIEFKWLIESAITVYDSGYGSNSAEYLKVNVDQMRKSYDLRDVDSIFSYVSYKNQNSFKNRLKPKDVRRSQLKTEELVKSIKWNDNRVNGLQNIFQGKLNLLRNANDAKALFGENILDKHQFELDTILVDNDRKIYKIKISESKDLVDLETKGIFNAGYAANGWLYIYYDNYAIKKIEYELVAASEAQKVRSKRLFDTQVNHKLVMTYMEYQDKMYPNYIYYETPKLVNVGFKSDEKVTDEEKERYNKEERYYYTVQEILFSEIILDKETIQMAMDKEWDMDIFSPKPYDKSFWKNYNILLESEEDEKLIGDLSRKASLYKD
- the rpsU gene encoding 30S ribosomal protein S21 — its product is MLIIPVKEGENIDRALKRYKRKFVKTTVKNQLQERKQFTKPSVARRSQIQKAQYIQGLRDQETI
- the secE gene encoding preprotein translocase subunit SecE, producing the protein MAGIINYIKESFDELRNNVSWPTLAEAQSLTVLVAVFSIIFSLAIWGVDTVFSKVIKAYFNLM
- a CDS encoding alpha-amylase, encoding MKNLKFIGLAMVMSMLFNCEKEDITTLEEPSQNNQIKETSDTSVQRAGLKPIGQGVMMQAFYWDVPGGGNWWNTLNGKVADWSNAGIDAIWLPPVSKAQNGPFSMGYDPFDYFDFGEYNQMGSTETRFGSRTELTRMINTAHQNGLSVIADIVINHNSGGDSESNVYTGGNTYTDFNPMSGNFYRSSGDFHANNIHSNDSGIFGGFPDLCHHQNYVQDWLWKNPNSVAKYYRDVIGFDGWRFDYVKGFEPWVVKDWKNEVGGFSVGEYWDSNVSTLDWWTGAAEVSAFDFACYYKMKDAFMGNNLNALNDNMLWKQNASKAVTFVANHDTDEIINNKILAYAYILTHEGYPTIFYRDYEEWLNKERLNNLIWIHNNLAGGTTSILHVDTDEYVAKRNGSGGPGLVVYINNSNTWQERWVETNWSNTVIKDYTGHSGWEPTTQSGKWVKIQAPPKSYSVWSVK
- the rplK gene encoding 50S ribosomal protein L11 gives rise to the protein MAKELGKVVKLQVRGGAANPSPPVGPALGAAGVNIMEFCKQFNARTQDKPGKVLPVVISVYKDKSFDFVIKTPPAAVQLLEAAKVKKGSGEPNRKKIAKVTWDQVKAIAEDKMVDLNAFEIDSAMKMVAGTARSMGITVKGGEAPN
- the rplL gene encoding 50S ribosomal protein L7/L12, whose amino-acid sequence is MADLKDFAEQLVNLTVKEVNELATILKDEYGIEPAAAAVAMAGPAAGGGDAAEEQTEFDVILKAAGGSKLAVVKLVKELTGLGLKEAKGLVDEAPSPIKEGVTKDEAEALKAQLEEAGAEVELK
- the rplA gene encoding 50S ribosomal protein L1; this translates as MAITKNKKEAQAKVEKNKLYSLEEASALLKDITYTKFDASVDLAVRLGVDPRKANQMVRGVVSLPHGTGKDMKVLALVTPDKEEEAKAAGADYVGLDEYLEKIKNGWTDVDVIVTMPAIMGKLGPLGRVLGPRGLMPNPKTGTVTMDVAKAVAEVKAGKIDFKVDKTGIIHAPIGKASFSADKLKENALELLTTLNKLKPTASKGIYMKSIYMSSTMSPSIAIDPKFA
- the nusG gene encoding transcription termination/antitermination protein NusG; this translates as MSETSVNKKWYVVRAVSGQENKIKTYIENEISRLGLEDFVDQVLVPTEKVIQIRNGKKINKERVYFPGYIMIQANLSGEIPHIIKSITNVIGFLGETKGGDPVPLRQSEVNRMLGKVDELSVDADSNMAIPYTIGETVKVIDGPFNGFDGTVEKINEEKRKLEVMVKIFGRKTPLELSYMQVDKVK
- the tuf gene encoding elongation factor Tu, coding for MAKATFDRSKPHLNIGTIGHVDHGKTTLTAAITKVLADAGLSEARSFDQIDNAPEEKERGITINTSHVEYATANRHYAHVDCPGHADYVKNMVTGAAQMDGAILVVAATDGPMPQTREHILLGRQVGIPRIVVFMNKVDMVDDEELLELVEMEIRDLLSFYEYDGDNGPVIAGSALGALNGEQKWVDTVMELMEAVDNWIEEPVRDMDKPFLMPIEDVFSITGRGTVATGRIETGVANTGDPVEIIGMGAEKLNSTITGIEMFRQILNRGEAGDNAGILLRGIEKSQISRGMVITKPGSVTPHAKFKAEVYILKKEEGGRHTPFHNNYRPQFYVRTTDVTGNIMLPDGVEMVMPGDNLTITVDLIQPIAMNVGLRFAIREGGRTVGAGQVTEILD
- a CDS encoding tyrosine-type recombinase/integrase; protein product: MAFNAFSDYLLLEKNYSKLTLRAYTSDLEEFRNFISEEFNTVIIDDVNYQQIRNWIVHLVEKGITNRSINRKVSSLNTYFKFLIKTKDIEVNPLSKHKALKISKEVQVPFSQSEMQEALAQLDSQTGFEAIRNKLIIELFYATGIRRIELVQLKLTDVDLSNKTLKVLGKRNKERYIPLLDSVIETIKSYSEERNKLEIISDKPYLFLTKKGVKIYETLVYRIINNYFSKVSSKVKRSPHILRHSFATHLLNQGANLNAVKELLGHSSLAATQVYTHNSIAELKKVYSNTHPRSKN
- the rplJ gene encoding 50S ribosomal protein L10, which encodes MTRQEKSQVIEELTAQLADNPNIYIADISGLNAGNTSDLRRACYKANVKLNVVKNTLLTKAMEASERDFGALPTVLKGNTSVMYSETGNAPAKVIKNFRKKSDKPLLKGAFIEEAIYIGDDQLDMLVDIKSKEEVIGDIIGLLQSPAKNVISALKSGGSTIAGLIKTLSEKEG